The genomic segment GTCGTCCGAGATCATCGGGGGCTGGCTGCGGATGGTCGAGACGACCGAAACGCGCACACCCTGACGTTGCAGGCTTTCCACGAGCGGGCGGAAATCGCCGTCGCCGGAGAAGAGCACGATATGGTCCACGCGCGGGGCGAGTTCCATGGCATCGACCGCGAGCTCGATATCCATGTTCCCCTTGACCTTCCGGCGGCCCTGGCTGTCGGTGTATTCCTTGGCCGGCTTGGTGACCATGGAGAAACCGTTGTAGTTCAGCCAGTCGACCAGCGGGCGGATGGGCGAGTACTCGTCATTCTCCAGCAGGGCGGTGTAGTAGAACGCCCGCAGAAGTTTGCCCCGGCGCATGAATTCCGCGCGCAGGAGCTTGTAATCGATGTCGAAGCCCAGGGATTTCGCCGCTGCATACAGATTGGAACCATCAATGAACAGCGCAAGCCGTTCGTCCTTGTAAAACATCGAAATGTCCTTTCAAATGTAAAGCCCGGTCCGGTTTCGAGTGGTGTGAGTGGTGGTGTATAAATGCCGGAGAGGGCTGGCCAAGAAGAATAGGATTTCCGGCGGGGATGCACAAGGGCGTTTCCTGAACCTAGGATTCAACTTCAAGCGGTAAAATGAGCAAGGCTTTGTGGTGAAACACCAATTTTTCCTGATTGCACTCGGCGCAAACATGCCGTCGGCGGCCGGTTCGCCGGATGTGACGTCGCGTTCCGCACTGCGGAAATTGTCGGCGGCCGGGGCGCGGGAGGTGATTTCGAGCCGTTTTTTCGCGACGCCGTGCTTTCCGCCGGGGGCGGGCCCCGACTATGTGAACGCCGCCGCGGGGCTGACTTTCGATGGCGGGCCAGAGGATCTTCTGGCGGTCCTGCACGGGATCGAGGCCGATTTCGGGCGCGAGCGGGTGCAGCGCTGGGGGCAGCGGGTTCTGGACCTCGACCTGATCGCGGCGGGCGAGGCCGTGTTGCCCGATGCCGAGACGTATCGGGCGTGGCTTGACCTGCCGCTGGACGAGCAGACGCAACGCGCGCCCGACCGGCTGATCCTGCCGCATCCGCGGATGCAGGACCGTGCCTTCGTGCTGGTGCCGCTGGCCGAGGTGGCGCCGGAGTGGCGCCACCCCGTTCTTGGAAAGACGGTGGCCGAGATGGTCGAGGCCCTGCCGCAGGAGGCCCGCGACGAGGTGGTGCCGCTCTGAGCCGTTACCAGGCCGGGCGGCCGGTGGGCGTCAGCGACCAGAACTGGCCGGAGTAGTTGGCGCAATCCGTCAGGTGGGTGTAATTGTCGAGGTTGCCGCCGTTGAAGACATCGAGGCACATGCCGGCACCGCGGAAGTCGGTTGTCAGGCGGTAGAAGCCGCTGTCCTGCGTGATGTGCCAGAGCTGGCCGGAATAGTTTCCGCAGGGCGTGAGGTGGGTCAGGTTGTTGAGGTTCCCGCCATTGACCACGTCGAGGCACATGTTGGTGCCGCGAAACTCGGTCGACAGGCGGTAGAGGCCGGCGCCGGCCGGTTCGAGGCGCCAGAACTGGCCCGAGTAGTTGCCGGCCGGGGCGAGGTGGCTGAAGTTGTTCATCGGCCCGCCATTGACGATGTCGAGCGGCATGCCGGTGCCGCGGAAATCGGTGGAGAGCTTGTAGAAGACGGACGTGTCGAGCGCGGCGGCGGGCGAGGCCAGGGCCGTCAGGGCGGCGGTGGCGAGGCTGGCTATGGCGGTGAACGGACGGGGAATCGGGAAGGTAAACAAGGTTGAAAATCTCCGGATAGGGCGGGCGTGTCGAAATAGGTTGGTGCCGCCGCGCAGATCGTTAGCCCAGGGCCCGGATAAATCAATCTTTCTTATGTAAAATCGGGCCCCTCCGCCCCCTCGGGCGGCCAAATATCTCCTTGTAACTCGGGCGGAGACGTTTTAGATAAGGCACTTCCACAAGTTTATGCCATCCCTCTGGAGGTCTCATGGCCCGCGTGACAACCGAAGACTGCGTCGACAAGGTTCCCAACCGGTTCGATCTGGTGATGCTTGCCGCCCATCGGGCGCGCGAAATTTCCGCCGGATCGCAGATTACCGTGGACCGCGACAACGACAAGAACCCGGTTGTCGCCCTGCGCGAGATTGCCGAAGAGACCCAGTCGGCCGACGAGCTTCGCGAGCGTCTGATCGAATCGAATCAGACCCAGATCGAGGTCGACGAGCCCGAAGACGATTCCATGGCGCTGCTGATGGGTGGCGAGCCCGACAAGCCGGCCGAGGACGACATGTCGGAAGAGAACCTTCTGCGGGCGCTGATGGAGGCGCAGGGGCAGGGCTGACCTGTCCCCCGCTCAGGGGATGCGCAAGGCATGATCGCGGCTCAAGACCTTATCGAGCTTGTCCGCACGTATAACCCGAGAACCGACGAGAAGCTGATCACCGCGGCCTTTGATTTCGGCCGCGAGATGCACGAGGGGCAGTTCCGCCACTCGGGCGAGCCGTATTTCACCCATCCTGCCGCCGTGGCCGCCATCCTGGCCGAGCAGCGGCTGGACGACGCGACCATCGTCACCGCCCTGCTGCACGACACGATCGAGGACACGCGCGCCTCGTACAAGATCGTGGCCGAGAAGTTCGGGCCGGAGATTGCCGACCTGGTCGACGGCGTCACCAAGCTGACCAACCTGCAGCTTTCCAGCACCGAGACCCAGCAGGCCGAGAATTTCCGCAAGCTGTTCATGGCGATGTCGAAGGACATGCGCGTGATCCTGGTGAAGCTGGCCGACCGGCTGCACAACATGCGCACCATCAAGGCGATGCGCCCCGAGAAGCAGCTCAAGAAGGCGCGGGAGACGATGGATATCTTCGCGCCGCTGGCGGGCCGGATGGGCATGCAGTGGATGCGCGAGGAGCTGGAAGACCTGGCGTTCCGGGTCATCAACCCCGAGGCGCGGGCGTCGATCATCCGCCGGTTCATCACCTTGCAGAAGGAAGCCGGCGACGTGATCGAGCGGATCACGTCGGACATGCGCCACGAGTTGGACAAGGCGAAAATCGAGGCGGATGTGCTGGGCCGGGCGAAGAAGCCCTATTCGATCTGGCGGAAGATGCAGGAGAAGGAGATGGGCTTTTCGCGCCTGTCGGATATCTACGGCTTCCGCATCATCACCGGCTCGGAAGAGGATTGCTATCGCGTGCTGGGGGCGATCCACCAGCGCTGGCGGGCCGTGCCGGGGCGGTTCAAGGATTACATCAGCCAGCCCAAGTCGAACGGGTACCGGTCGATTCACACCACCGTGTCGGGGCGCGACGGCAAGCGGGTCGAGGTGCAGATCCGCACCCGCCAGATGCATGACGTGGCCGAGACGGGGGTTGCGGCGCACTGGTCGTACCGGGATGGCGTGCGCTCGGAGAACCCGTTCGCCGTCGACCCCGCAAAGTGGATTTCCAGCCTGACCGAACAGTTCGATTCGGAAGAGGATCACGAGGATTTCCTCGAGGCCGTGAAGCTGGAGATGTATTCGGACAAGGTGTTCTGCTTCACGCCCAAGGGGGATGTGGTGAAGCTGCCCCGGGGGGCGACGCCGATCGACTTTGCCTATGCCATTCACACGCGGATCGGGCATGCCTGCGTGGGTGCCAAGATCGACGGGATGCGGGTGCCCTTGTGGACCCGGATCAAGAACGGCCAGTCGGTCGAGGTGATCACCGCCGACGGGCAGACGCCGCAGGCGACGTGGCTGGACATCGCCACCACCGGCAAGGCGCGCGCCGCCATTCGCCGGGCGCTGCGCGAGCTGGACCGCGACCGGTACATCAAGCTGGGGCGCGAGCTTGCGCGCTCGGCCTTCGACAATGTGCGCAAGCGCGCCACCGAGAAGGCGCTGACCGCCGCGGCCAAGACCCTTCGGCTGAAGAATGCCGACGAGGTTCTGGCCCGGCTCGGGAGTGCCGAGCTGACCGCGCAACAGGTGCTGCACGCGGTCTATCCCGACATCGCCCCGGATGAGAGCAACGTGGTCGGCCGTGACCGCGCGGTGATCGGCCTGGCCCGGAATCAGCGGTTCGACCGGGCGCGCTGTTGCCAGCCCCTGCCGGGCGAGCGTATCGTGGGGATCACGTATCGCGGCAAGGGGGTTGTGGTGCATACGATCGACTGCGAGGCGCTGTCGGCCTTCGACGATCAGCCCGGGCGCTGGCTTGACCTGCACTGGCACGCCGGCAAGCACCCGGCCGAGTACGATGTGACGCTCAATATCACCATGAGCAACGACGCCGGCGTGCTGGGACGTATTTGCACATTGATCGGAGAGCAGAAGGCCAATATCTCGGACCTGACATTCGTCGACCGCAAACCGGATTTTTACCGACTGCTGATCGATGTCGAGCTGCGCGATGCCGAGCATCTTCACAGCGTGATCTCGGCACTTGACGCGGAAAGCGATGTGGCCGCCGTAGAGCGTTTCCGCGATCCGGGCCGGGCCGGTGGCGGTGAGAACAAGTGAACCGGGGAGCCGCGCAAGGTGGTCTTCAAGCGCAGAGACAGACGACCATGGTGGAAGATCGTTTATGAAACGGTCTGGCCCAAGGGCGGCTGGAAACGTGCGTTCTATTACATCAAGCATCGCGTCCGGCGCCTGCCCGACCCGCCGCACCGGATTGCCCGGGGGATCTTTGCCGGGATCTTCGTGACGTTCAGCCCGTTCTTCGGGATGCATTTCTTTGCCGCCGCCGCGCTGGCGCTGATCATCCGGGGCAATATCATCGCCTCGCTGCTGTCGACCTTCGTGGGCAACCCGCTGACCTTCGTGCCGATCGGGGCGATCTCGTTCCAGACGGGGAATTTCCTGCTGGGGCGGACGTTTCAGCATCACACCGGCGCGCACCGGTCGCTGGGCGGCAAGTTCGTCGATGCGTGGGTCGACCTGAAGGACAACTTCTTCACGCTGTTCGGCGACGGCCAGGCCGACTGGCACAACCTCTATGTCTTTTACGACGAGGTGTTCTTTCCCTACATGATCGGCGGGATCATCCCCGGGCTGATTTTCGGCATGATCGGCTATTACGTCAGCCTGCCGGTGATCCAGGCCTACCAGAAGGGCCGCAAGGGCCGGATCAAGGACAAGCTTCTGGCGCTGAAAGAAAAAGCCGCGGGCAAGGCTGACGCCAAGCAGAATCAGGATTAGGGTGAGCCCCGGACCCGGACGGAACGGGCAGGAACAGGAGGGCGGCATGATGTCTGCGGGAAAACTGCGCCTTGGCGTGAATATCGACCACGTGGCGACCGTGCGGAATGCGCGCGGCGGGGATTACCCCGACCCGATCCGCGCCGCGAAGCTGGCCGAGGAGGCGGGGGCCGACGGGATCACCGCCCACCTGCGCGAGGACCGGCGGCACATTTCCGACAGCGATATCGACCGGCTGGTCGAGACGCTGAGCGTGCCGCTCAACTTCGAGATGGCCGCGACCGTAGAGATGCAGGCGATTGCGTTGCGGCACAAGCCGCACGCGGTGTGCATCGTGCCCGAAAAGCGCGAGGAGCGGACGACGGAAGGCGGGCTGGAAGTGGCGCGCGAGGAAAACCGGCTGGCGCATTTCATCGCGCCGTTGCGGGATGCGGGCTGCCGGGTGTCGATCTTCATCGCCGCCGACAAACGCCAGATCGAGGCCGCGCATCGGATCGGGGCCGAGGTGATCGAGTTGCATACCGGCGCCTATTGCGACGCCCATGCCGAGGGCCGAATCGAGGAGCGTGACCGGGAGTTGGCCGCCCTGCGCGAGATGTCGGCTTATGCCCATTCGCTGGGGCTCGAGGTGCATGCGGGCCACGGGCTGACCTATGACACCGTGCAGCCGGTGGCGGCGTTTCCCGAGGTGATGGAGCTGAATATCGGGCATTTCATCATCGGCGAGGCGATCTTCCTGGGGCTGCAGCCGGCGATTCGCGAGATGCGGCGGCTGATGGACGGGGCGCGCGCAGACAAGGCGCGGTCGGCCGGATGACCGCTGTCAGCCTGATCCGGTACGCGGTGGTGTTCCTGGCGGTGGCCATCGGCGTGGCGCTGATCGTGGGCGTGCTGAACGCACAGGTCGATTCGGCGCTGGGCTCGTCGGCGCAGCTGATGGTGCCGGCGATGATCGGGGCCGTGGTCGAGGGCCAGCAATTCGCCCGGCGGGAGAAGCGCCGGCCCAAGGGGGCCGAGGCGTGGAATTTCACCTGGGCCGCGACGGGGATCGCCGTGGTGCTGAACCTGGCGCTGGCCTATGGCGGGGGCGCGTGGCTGCCCGAATTTGCCAAGCTGGCGGTGGCGCCCATGGGCTCGCGGCAGTTCCTGATATTGCTGGGGCTTTATGCCGGGGGCTACCTGATCTGCAACCGGGTGTTCCTGGGCATCGCGGCGGGCAACCAGCTGAGCCTGATGCGCAGCAAGGGCGAGATCGAGTGACATGAGGGAGGTCGCCATGAAAGCGATTGCTGTATGTCTGGGCTTGCTGGCCGCGGCGCCCGTGGTGGCGCAGGAGGCGGTGCCCTGCGACTGGCCCGCGCGGGCCGACAACATTGCCGAGCCGTGGGAGGAGAACACCCGCACCTTCGCGGAGGGCAAGGTGCGGCTGGCGCTGCTGGATACCGCGGAACCGGCGGCGGCCGCGTTTCACGTGTTCGTCCTGTCGCCGCCCTATGACGAGCTGGGCCTGCGCCAGTGCCGGACGATCGGGTTGAACGGCATGGGCTTTGCGGGCGCCGATTTCGGCAGTCTTCAGGCCGCTTATGACCCGGCTGTGGGGCTGATCTTTACCATGACCGTGCAGGTCTATGACGGGATGGATTACACGCCGCGGACACTGCGGTTCACGCTGAACCAGGCGACCGGGGACATCGGGGCGCAGCTTTCCCCATGATCCTCGGTATCGGGACCGATCTGGCCAATATCGAGCGGATCGCCGGCACGCTGGAGCGGTTCGGCGACCGGTTCCGCAACCGGGTGTTCACCGAGGTGGAACAGCGCAAGGCCGAGCGGCGGGCGGATACGGCGGGCACCTATGCCAAGCGCTGGGCGGCGAAGGAGGCCTGTTCGAAGGCGCTGGGCACGGGGTTGCGGATGGGGATCGCGTGGAAGGACATGGCCGTCAGCAACCTGCGCAGCGGGCAGCCGGTGATGGAGGTGACCGGCTGGGCCGCCGAGCGGCTGGCCGAGATGACGCCCGAGGGGCACGAGGCGATCATCCACGTGACGCTGACCGACGATCACCCCTGGGCGCAGGCCTTTGTCGTGATCGAGGCGCGGCCGATTGACGGGGGCCGGAAGGCGTGACTTGACACCATGCCGCCGCACGCTCATGAAACCCGCAATACCCGGAAACCGAGGCGCGGAGACAGGCATGGCCGAAGAGGGCAAGAAATCGAGCACGGTCTGGGAGACCATCAAGACGGTTTTCTGGGCGCTGGTGATCGCGGGCATCTTCCGCACCATCTTTTTCCAGCCGTTCTGGATTCCGTCCGGGTCGATGAAGGACACGCTGCTGATCGGCGATTTCCTGTTCGTCAACAAGATGGCCTATGGCTATTCCTACGCTTCTTGCCCGTCGATCCGGCTTCAGCGGTTCGGGATCAACATCGACGCGCAGGATATCTGCGGTTTTCTTGACGGCGACAACACCCGCCTGATGGGCAGCGAGCCCGAGCGGGGCGATATCATCGTCTTCCGCCACCCGGTGCACGGCACGGATTTCATCAAGCGGGTGATCGGCTTGCCGGGGGACCGGGTTCAGATGCGCGACAGCGTGCTGTACATCAACGACGAGCCTGTTCAGCTCGAGGATGCCGGCGACTTTACCGAGATCAAGGAGCGGCAGGGCCCGCTTCAAGTGACGCCGCGCTGTGAGAACGGGCCGGTGGGCATGGGCGCGGAGTGCCGGAAGTCGCGGCAGATCGAAACGCTGCCCAATGGGCGCAGCCATGCCATCCTGAACATCTCGCGCCAGTCGCTCGACGATACCGGCGTGTTCACGGTGCCCGAGGGGCATTACTTCTTCATGGGCGACAACCGCGACAACTCGACCGACAGCCGCGTGCCGCTGGCTGCGGGGGGCGTCGGGTTCGTGCCGTATGAAAACCTGATCGGGCGCGCGGGGAGGGTGATGTTCTCGTCCGCGGGCCGCTCGATGCTGTTCTTCTGGACATGGCGGGGCGACCGGTTCTTCGAGAAGCTGGAATGAAGCTTTCGGGCGAGTTGAAGGCCTTTGAAGGCCGGCTGGGGCACAAGTTTGCCGAGCCGGAGTTGCTGGTGCGGGCGGTGACGCATTCCTCGATGTCCTCGCCCAACCGGGACGACAACCAGCGGCTGGAATTCCTGGGCGACCGGGTGCTGGGGCTGGTGATGGCCGAGGCGCTGCTGGAACGGGACCGGGCGGCGCAGGAGGGCCAGCTGGCGCCCCGCTTCAACGCGCTGGTGCGCAAGGAGGCCTGTGCCGACGTGGCCCGGCAGATCGACCTTGGCAAGGTTCTGAAACTGGGCCGGTCCGAGATGATGTCGGGCGGGCGGCGCAAGCAGGCGCTCTTGGGCGACGGGATGGAGGCGGTGATTGCCGCCGTCTATCGCGATGCCGGGTTCGAGGCGGCCCGCGAGGTGGTTCTGCGGCTGTGGGGCAAGCGGATCGAGAGCGTCAAGGAAGACGCCCGCGACGCCAAGACCGCCCTGCAGGAATGGGCGCAGGCGCGGGGCCAGATGCCGCCGGAATATGTCGAGACGGCACGGTCGGGGCCGGACCATGCGCCGCAATTCACCATAGAGGCGCGGCTGGCCGACGGGCAGGCCGAGAGCGCCACCGCCGGGTCGAAGCGGCAGGCGGAGCAGGCGGCGGCGACGGCGTTGCTGGCGCGGGTCGAGGCCGGGTAGGGTCGTCGGCGCGGCGTCACGCCTTACAGCCGCGTCAGGGCATCTTCCATGTAGCGCACCCAGTTCGACGGCGCGTGTTCGGTTCGGGCTTTTATCTGCGCCGTCTGGGCGATGGCCTGGGCCGCGTCGCGGTCGGTAAAGAGGCCCTCGATGGCCTCGACCATG from the Roseovarius indicus genome contains:
- a CDS encoding RICIN domain-containing protein; the encoded protein is MFTFPIPRPFTAIASLATAALTALASPAAALDTSVFYKLSTDFRGTGMPLDIVNGGPMNNFSHLAPAGNYSGQFWRLEPAGAGLYRLSTEFRGTNMCLDVVNGGNLNNLTHLTPCGNYSGQLWHITQDSGFYRLTTDFRGAGMCLDVFNGGNLDNYTHLTDCANYSGQFWSLTPTGRPAW
- the lepB gene encoding signal peptidase I, producing the protein MAEEGKKSSTVWETIKTVFWALVIAGIFRTIFFQPFWIPSGSMKDTLLIGDFLFVNKMAYGYSYASCPSIRLQRFGINIDAQDICGFLDGDNTRLMGSEPERGDIIVFRHPVHGTDFIKRVIGLPGDRVQMRDSVLYINDEPVQLEDAGDFTEIKERQGPLQVTPRCENGPVGMGAECRKSRQIETLPNGRSHAILNISRQSLDDTGVFTVPEGHYFFMGDNRDNSTDSRVPLAAGGVGFVPYENLIGRAGRVMFSSAGRSMLFFWTWRGDRFFEKLE
- a CDS encoding DUF2062 domain-containing protein — encoded protein: MVFKRRDRRPWWKIVYETVWPKGGWKRAFYYIKHRVRRLPDPPHRIARGIFAGIFVTFSPFFGMHFFAAAALALIIRGNIIASLLSTFVGNPLTFVPIGAISFQTGNFLLGRTFQHHTGAHRSLGGKFVDAWVDLKDNFFTLFGDGQADWHNLYVFYDEVFFPYMIGGIIPGLIFGMIGYYVSLPVIQAYQKGRKGRIKDKLLALKEKAAGKADAKQNQD
- a CDS encoding pyridoxine 5'-phosphate synthase gives rise to the protein MSAGKLRLGVNIDHVATVRNARGGDYPDPIRAAKLAEEAGADGITAHLREDRRHISDSDIDRLVETLSVPLNFEMAATVEMQAIALRHKPHAVCIVPEKREERTTEGGLEVAREENRLAHFIAPLRDAGCRVSIFIAADKRQIEAAHRIGAEVIELHTGAYCDAHAEGRIEERDRELAALREMSAYAHSLGLEVHAGHGLTYDTVQPVAAFPEVMELNIGHFIIGEAIFLGLQPAIREMRRLMDGARADKARSAG
- a CDS encoding RelA/SpoT family protein codes for the protein MIAAQDLIELVRTYNPRTDEKLITAAFDFGREMHEGQFRHSGEPYFTHPAAVAAILAEQRLDDATIVTALLHDTIEDTRASYKIVAEKFGPEIADLVDGVTKLTNLQLSSTETQQAENFRKLFMAMSKDMRVILVKLADRLHNMRTIKAMRPEKQLKKARETMDIFAPLAGRMGMQWMREELEDLAFRVINPEARASIIRRFITLQKEAGDVIERITSDMRHELDKAKIEADVLGRAKKPYSIWRKMQEKEMGFSRLSDIYGFRIITGSEEDCYRVLGAIHQRWRAVPGRFKDYISQPKSNGYRSIHTTVSGRDGKRVEVQIRTRQMHDVAETGVAAHWSYRDGVRSENPFAVDPAKWISSLTEQFDSEEDHEDFLEAVKLEMYSDKVFCFTPKGDVVKLPRGATPIDFAYAIHTRIGHACVGAKIDGMRVPLWTRIKNGQSVEVITADGQTPQATWLDIATTGKARAAIRRALRELDRDRYIKLGRELARSAFDNVRKRATEKALTAAAKTLRLKNADEVLARLGSAELTAQQVLHAVYPDIAPDESNVVGRDRAVIGLARNQRFDRARCCQPLPGERIVGITYRGKGVVVHTIDCEALSAFDDQPGRWLDLHWHAGKHPAEYDVTLNITMSNDAGVLGRICTLIGEQKANISDLTFVDRKPDFYRLLIDVELRDAEHLHSVISALDAESDVAAVERFRDPGRAGGGENK
- the folK gene encoding 2-amino-4-hydroxy-6-hydroxymethyldihydropteridine diphosphokinase translates to MVKHQFFLIALGANMPSAAGSPDVTSRSALRKLSAAGAREVISSRFFATPCFPPGAGPDYVNAAAGLTFDGGPEDLLAVLHGIEADFGRERVQRWGQRVLDLDLIAAGEAVLPDAETYRAWLDLPLDEQTQRAPDRLILPHPRMQDRAFVLVPLAEVAPEWRHPVLGKTVAEMVEALPQEARDEVVPL
- the rpoZ gene encoding DNA-directed RNA polymerase subunit omega; translated protein: MARVTTEDCVDKVPNRFDLVMLAAHRAREISAGSQITVDRDNDKNPVVALREIAEETQSADELRERLIESNQTQIEVDEPEDDSMALLMGGEPDKPAEDDMSEENLLRALMEAQGQG
- a CDS encoding ABZJ_00895 family protein; this translates as MTAVSLIRYAVVFLAVAIGVALIVGVLNAQVDSALGSSAQLMVPAMIGAVVEGQQFARREKRRPKGAEAWNFTWAATGIAVVLNLALAYGGGAWLPEFAKLAVAPMGSRQFLILLGLYAGGYLICNRVFLGIAAGNQLSLMRSKGEIE
- the rnc gene encoding ribonuclease III; the encoded protein is MKLSGELKAFEGRLGHKFAEPELLVRAVTHSSMSSPNRDDNQRLEFLGDRVLGLVMAEALLERDRAAQEGQLAPRFNALVRKEACADVARQIDLGKVLKLGRSEMMSGGRRKQALLGDGMEAVIAAVYRDAGFEAAREVVLRLWGKRIESVKEDARDAKTALQEWAQARGQMPPEYVETARSGPDHAPQFTIEARLADGQAESATAGSKRQAEQAAATALLARVEAG
- a CDS encoding LabA-like NYN domain-containing protein, whose product is MFYKDERLALFIDGSNLYAAAKSLGFDIDYKLLRAEFMRRGKLLRAFYYTALLENDEYSPIRPLVDWLNYNGFSMVTKPAKEYTDSQGRRKVKGNMDIELAVDAMELAPRVDHIVLFSGDGDFRPLVESLQRQGVRVSVVSTIRSQPPMISDDLRRQADNFIELEDLKDVIGRPPRENQNTERETAYAQQS
- the acpS gene encoding holo-ACP synthase, which translates into the protein MILGIGTDLANIERIAGTLERFGDRFRNRVFTEVEQRKAERRADTAGTYAKRWAAKEACSKALGTGLRMGIAWKDMAVSNLRSGQPVMEVTGWAAERLAEMTPEGHEAIIHVTLTDDHPWAQAFVVIEARPIDGGRKA